The proteins below come from a single Vibrio natriegens NBRC 15636 = ATCC 14048 = DSM 759 genomic window:
- the zapE gene encoding cell division protein ZapE, producing the protein MTPLQRYQKDIAEHGFQRDEAQHQAVTALDKLYHAIVNFQSAPVPQLSKWQKLMGKKVELPEPPKGLYFWGGVGRGKTYLMDAFFDALPTERKMRVHFHRFMYRVHDELKQLGDVENPLSKVADKFKKEADVVCFDEFFVSDITDAMILATLLQEMFKRQMILVATSNIEPQNLYRNGLQRARFLPAIDMILARCDVLNVDSGVDYRLRTLEQAEIYHHPLDEQATINLNKYYQQLTGERQHVAHQIEINHRNIEVIEASDGVLHASFAQLCQTTRSQNDYIELSRIYHTVLLADVVQMSGKIDDAARRFIALVDEFYERHVKLIISAEVPMDSLYTQGQLEFEFKRCLSRLTEMQSHEYLAREHLA; encoded by the coding sequence ATGACACCACTACAACGATATCAAAAAGATATAGCAGAACATGGATTCCAGCGTGATGAAGCCCAACATCAGGCAGTAACTGCTTTGGATAAGCTCTACCACGCTATTGTCAATTTTCAGTCTGCACCTGTACCTCAACTTTCCAAATGGCAAAAACTCATGGGTAAAAAGGTTGAATTGCCTGAACCTCCGAAAGGTTTGTATTTTTGGGGAGGGGTCGGTCGAGGTAAAACCTATTTGATGGATGCTTTTTTTGATGCGTTGCCAACAGAAAGAAAGATGCGAGTGCATTTTCATCGCTTTATGTACCGAGTACACGATGAACTGAAGCAACTGGGTGATGTTGAAAACCCATTATCGAAAGTGGCTGACAAGTTTAAAAAAGAAGCGGACGTGGTGTGCTTTGATGAATTCTTTGTCTCTGATATTACCGATGCAATGATTCTGGCTACATTGCTACAAGAAATGTTTAAGCGTCAGATGATCTTAGTTGCGACGTCGAATATTGAACCGCAAAATTTGTACCGTAACGGTTTACAGCGAGCGCGATTCTTGCCTGCAATCGATATGATTTTGGCTCGATGCGATGTTTTGAATGTCGACAGTGGAGTGGATTACCGTTTAAGAACGCTCGAGCAGGCAGAAATCTATCATCATCCTTTAGACGAACAAGCGACCATTAACCTGAATAAGTACTACCAGCAACTGACAGGTGAGCGGCAGCACGTGGCGCATCAGATAGAAATTAACCACCGTAATATCGAGGTTATCGAAGCCAGCGACGGTGTATTGCATGCTTCTTTTGCTCAGTTATGTCAAACGACTCGAAGCCAGAATGATTACATAGAACTCTCACGCATTTATCACACCGTATTGCTGGCTGATGTTGTGCAGATGAGCGGCAAAATAGACGACGCAGCGAGACGTTTTATTGCTCTGGTCGATGAGTTTTATGAGCGACATGTTAAGCTCATTATTTCTGCGGAAGTGCCGATGGATAGCTTATATACTCAAGGCCAGCTTGAATTTGAATTTAAGCGCTGTCTATCTCGTTTAACTGAGATGCAGAGTCATGAGTATCTCGCAAGAGAGCATTTGGCTTAA